One Amblyomma americanum isolate KBUSLIRL-KWMA chromosome 8, ASM5285725v1, whole genome shotgun sequence DNA window includes the following coding sequences:
- the LOC144102675 gene encoding uncharacterized protein LOC144102675, which yields MHDHWRTDKYGPCGSPLVKLQEKMPQYAAQGTDVYTSSKADDCWAALVVTPIMRRAQSLESAQELIFVDSTASCDTTRSTVPVLLTATKAGAVPIAVLIHSSQSREGYSLAFQLLKHCYPTCFGNREAPAAFMSDSSRPEKDALRDVWPSAQQLLCHFHILQAEWRWITSSHHKVDKDDRRRFMAAFQKVLYSKTKEELEEAKAALRSLPHQDYVQRVDSLLKTEEEWVAMYRAGIVTRGQNTNNYSEASIRILKDIVLCRTKAYNAVALVEYITTAWEKYFETRILRHAHNRESAHRNSIDRLLDKIPDMATESIVQNHDEGYSVPNSAGTGMYEVHADIGVCSCWAGSQWAFCKHQALVQRAFGGSFPNSPQLTPAVSSWVSWHWSARPRTPPRPQLL from the exons GCACAGATGTCTACACCAGCAGTAAGGCAGATGACTGCTGGGCAGCACTCGTGGTCACACCCATTATGCGGCGTGCCCAGAGCCTGGAGTCAGCTCAAGAACTCATCTTTGTTGACTCGACGGCTTCCTGCGACACTACAAGGAGCACAGTCCCAGTgttgttgacagccacaaaagctGGTGCAGTGCCAATAGCTGTGCTAATACACAGCTCACAGAGCAGGGAGGGCTACAGTTTGGCTTTCCAGCTGCTGAAGCATTGCTACCCAACATGCTTTGGAAACAGGGAG GCACCTGCTGCATTCATGTCAGATTCTTCTCGGCCTGAGAAGGACGCCCTGCGTGACGTCTGGCCCTCGGCACAACAGCTGTTGTGCCATTTTCATATCCTGCAGGCAGAGTGGAGGTGGATCACCTCTTCACACCATAAGGTGGACAAAGATGACCGACGCCGCTTCATGGCAGCCTTCCAAAAG GTCCTGTATTCAAAGACCAAGGAAGAACTTGAAGAAGCAAAAGCAGCTCTTCGCTCACTGCCTCACCAAGACTACGTGCAAAGAGTCGACTCGCTTTTGAAGACCGAGGAGGAATGGGTGGCTATGTACCGGGCAGGCATTGTTACAAGAGGACAGAACACAAACAACTACAGCGAGGCATCGATTAGAATTCTGAAGGACATTGTCCTGTGCAGAACAAAAGCATACAACGCAGTAGCCTTGGTGGAATATATCACAACAGCATGGGAGAAGTATTTTGAGACAAGAATTCTTCGCCATGCGCACAACAGAGAATCGGCGCATCGAAACAGCATAGACCGTCTCTTAGACAAGATCCCAGACATGGCTACCGAATCTATCGTGCAAAACCATGACGAAGGTTACAGCGTCCCAAACTCAGCTGGGACTGGGATGTATGAAGTACATGCCGACATTGGGGTCTGTAGCTGCTGGGCAGGGAGTCAATGGGCCTTCTGCAAACACCAGGCACTTGTACAGAGGGCCTTTGGAGGGTCCTTTCCTAACAGCCCACAGCTAACACCTGCTGTGTCCAGCTGGGTCAGCTGGCACTGG TCTGCAAGACCCAGAACACCACCAAGGCCCCAGCTGCTGTGA